Within the Streptomyces sp. YIM 121038 genome, the region ACGAGAACATCCCGTCCACTGCCGCCGGCGACGGCGCCGTACCCCCCGAGGCCATCGAGGCCTCCGGCGAGGGCACGGCCTACGACGCCAGCGCCATCACCGTCCTCGAGGGTCTGGACGCGGTCCGCAAGCGGCCCGGCATGTACATCGGCTCGACCGGCGAGCGCGGTCTGCACCACCTCGTGCAGGAAGTCGTCGACAACTCCGTCGACGAAGCCCTGGCCGGGCACGCGGACACCATCGACGTCACGATCCTCGCCGACGGCGGCGTCCGCGTCATCGACAACGGCCGAGGCATCCCGGTGGGCATCCACCCGGTGGAGAAGAAGCCGGCCGTCGAGGTCGTGCTCACGGTGCTGCACGCGGGCGGCAAGTTCGGCGGCGGCGGGTACGCCGTCTCCGGCGGTCTGCACGGCGTGGGTGTCTCCGTGGTGAACGCGCTCTCCACCAAGCTGTCCGTCGAGATCAAGACCGACGGCTACCGCTGGACGCAGGACTACAAGGGGGGTGCCCCCACGGCACCGCTCGAGCGGCACGAGGCCACCGACGAGACGGGCACGTCGGTCACCTTCTGGGCCGACGGTGACATCTTCGAGACCACCGTGTACTCCTTCGAGACGCTGGCGCGGCGCTTCCAGGAGATGGCCTTCCTCAACAAGGGCCTGACGATCAAGCTCACCGACGAGCGCGAGTCGGCCAAGGCCACGGCGGGCGCCGACTCCGCCGAGGCCACCGACGACACCGTCGAAGAGGTCCGCTCGGTCACGTACCACTACGAAGGCGGCATCGTCGACTTCGTGACGTACCTCAACTCCCGCAAGGGCGAGGTCGTCCACCCGACCGTCATCGACGTCGAGGCCGAGGACAAGGAGCGCATGCTCTCGGTCGAGATCGCGATGCAGTGGAACTCGCAGTACAGCGAGGGCGTGTACTCCTTCGCCAACACGATCCACACGCACGAGGGCGGCACCCACGAAGAGGGCTTCCGCGCCGCGCTGACCGGTCTGGTGAACCGTTACGCGCGCGACAAGAAGCTGCTCCGCGAGAAGGACGACAACCTCACGGGTGAGGACATCCGCGAGGGTCTGACCGCGATCATCTCGGTGAAGCTGGGCGAGCCCCAGTTCGAGGGCCAGACCAAGACGAAGCTCGGCAACACCGAGGCGAAGACGTTCGTCCAGAAGGTCGTGCACGAGCACCTGACGGACTGGTTCGACCGCAACCCGAACGAGGCCGCGGACATCATCCGCAAGGGCATCCAGGCCGCCACCGCGCGCGTGGCCGCCCGCAAGGCGCGTGACCTCACCCGCCGCAAGGGCCTCCTGGAGACCGCGTCCCTGCCGGGCAAGCTCTCCGACTGCCAGTCGAACGACCCGACGAAGTGCGAGATCTTCATCGTCGAGGGTGACTCCGCCGGCGGCTCGGCCAAGTCCGGCCGCGACCCGGAGTACCAGGCGATCCTGCCCATCCGAGGCAAGATCCTGAACGTCGAGAAGGCCCGCGTCGACAAGATCCTGCAGAACCAGGAGATCCAGGCGCTGATCTCGGCCTTCGGCACCGGAGTCCACGAGGACTTCGACATCGAGAAGCTCCGCTACCACAAGATCATCCTGATGGCGGACGCCGACGTCGACGGCCAGCACATCAACACCCTGCTGCTGACGTTCCTGTTCCGCTTCATGCGTCCGCTCGTCGAGGCGGGCCACGTCTTCCTGTCCCGGCCGCCGCTTTACAAGATCAAGTGGGGCAAGGACGACTTCGAGTACGCGTACTCGGACCGCGAGCGCGACGCGCTCATCGAGCTCGGCCGCCAGAACGGCAAGCGGATCCGGGACGACTCGGTCCAGCGCTTCAAGGGTCTCGGCGAGATGAACGCCGAGGAGCTGCGCATCACCACGATGGACATCGAGCACCGCGTGCTCGGCCAGGTCACCCTCGACGACGCCGCCCAGGCCGACGACCTCTTCTCGGTCCTCATGGGCGAGGACGTCGAAGCGCGCCGCTCGTTCATCCAGCGCAACGCCAAGGACGTCCGCTTCCTCGACATCTGAGCCGGTCAGGCACCCCGACGGCTGCTGACTGACGTACGAAAGGATCTTGACCGGCCATGGCCGACGAGAACAACCCCACTCCTTCCGAGGACGGCGAGGGTCAGACGGTGCGCATCGAGCCCGTCGGGCTCGAGACCGAGATGCAGCGCTCGTACCTCGACTACGCGATGTCCGTCATCGTGTCGCGCGCGCTGCCGGACGTCCGCGACGGTCTCAAGCCCGTGCACCGCCGCGTCCTGTACGCGATGTACGACGGCGGGTACCGCCCCGAGAAGGGCTTCTACAAGTGCGCCCGCGTCGTCGGCGACGTCATGGGCAACTACCACCCGCACGGCGACTCCTCGATCTACGACGCGCTCGTCCGCCTCGCGCAGCCGTGGTCGATGCGCATGCCCCTGGTGGACTCGAACGGAAACTTCGGCTCTCCGGGCAACGACCCCGCGGCCGCCATGCGCTACACCGAGTGCAAGATGGCGCCGCTGTCCATGGAGATGGTCCGGGACATCGACGAGGACACCGTCGACTTCACGGACAACTACGACGGCCGCTCCCAGGAGCCCACCGTCCTGCCCTCCCGCTTCCCGAACCTGCTGATCAACGGCTCGGCGGGCATCGCGGTCGGCATGGCGACCAACATCCCGCCGCACAACCTCCGCGAGGTCGCGGCGGGCGCGCAGTGGGCCCTGGAGCACCCGGAGGCCTCGCACGAGGAGCTGCTCGACGCCCTGATCGAGCGCATCAAGGGCCCCGACTTCCCGACCGGTGCCCTCGTAGTGGGCCGCAAGGGCATCGAGGAGGCGTACCGCACGGGGCGCGGCTCCATCACGATGCGCGCGGTCGTCGAGGTCGAGGAGATCCACAACCGCCAGTGCCTGGTGGTCACGGAGCTGCCCTACCAGGTCAACCCGGACAACCTCGCGCAGAAGATCGCCGACCTGGTGAAGGACGGCAGGGTCGGCGGCATCGCCGACGTCCGCGACGAGACGTCCTCGCGCACGGGCCAGCGCCTGGTCATCGTCCTCAAGCGGGACGCGGTCGCCAAGGTCGTCCTGAACAACCTCTACAAGCACACGGACCTGCAGACGAACTTCGGCGCCAACATGCTGGCGCTCGTCGACGGCGTGCCGCGCACCCTCTCCCTGGACGCGTTCATCCGGCACTGGGTGGGCCACCAGATCGAGGTCATCGTCCGGCGCACGAAGTTCCGGCTGCGCAAGGCCGAGGAGCGCGCCCACATCCTGCGCGGCCTCCTCAAGGCCCTGGACGCCATCGACGAGGTCATCGCGCTCATCCGGCGCAGCGACACCGTCGACGTCGCGCGCGAGGGCCTGATGGGCCTCCTGGAGATCGACGAGATCCAGGCCAACGCCATCCTGGAGATGCAGCTCCGCCGCCTTGCCGCCCTGGAGCGCCAGAAGATCATCCAGGAGCACGACGAGCTCCAGCAGAAGATCAACGAGTACAACGCGATCCTGGCCTCGCCCGAGAAGCAGCGCGCGATCGTCAGCGAGGAGCTCGCCGCGATCGTCGACAAGTTCGGCGAGGACCGTCGCTCCGCCCTGGTGCCCTTCGACGGTGACATGTCCATCGAGGACCTCATCGCCGAAGAGGACATCGTCGTCACCATCACGCGCGGCGGCTACATCAAGCGCACCAAGACGGAGGACTACCGCTCGCAGAAGCGCGGCGGCAAGGGCGTGCGCGGCGCGAAGCTGAAGCAGGACGACATCGTCGACCACTTCTTCGTGTCGACGACGCACCACTGGCTGCTGTTCTTCACCAACAAGGGCCGCGTCTACCGTGCGAAGGCGTACGAGCTCCCGGACGCCGGCCGGGACGCACGCGGCCAGCACGTCGCGAACCTGCTCGCCTTCCAGCCTGACGAGTCGATCGCCGAGATCCTCGCGATCCGCGACTACGAGGCCGTGCCCTACCTGGTGCTCGCCACCAAGGGCGGTCTGGTCAAGAAGACGCCTCTGAAGGATTACGATTCGCCTCGCTCCGGCGGTGTCATCGCCATCAATCTGCGCGAGACGGACGACGGTTCGGACGACGAGCTGATCGGCGCGGAGCTGGTGTCCGCCGAGGACGATCTGCTGCTGATCAGCAAGAAGGCGCAGTCGATCCGGTTCACCGCGACGGACGACGCGCTGCGCCCGATGGGCCGTGCGACCTCCGGCGTCAAGGGCATGAGCTTCCGCGACGGTGATCAGCTGCTCTCGATGAATGTGGTCAGGCCCGGTACGTTCGTCTTCACCGCCACCGATGGTGGGTACGCGAAGCGGACCCCTGTCGACGAGTACCGCGTCCAGGGCCGCGGTGGTCTCGGCATCAAGGCCGCCAAGATCGTCGAGGACCGTGGTGAACTCGTCGGCGCACTGGTGGTCGAGGAGACCGACGAGATCCTCGCCATCACCCTCTCCGGCGGTGTGATTCGCACGCGAGTCAACGAGGTCAGGGAGACGGGCCGTGACACCATGGGCGTCCAACTGATCAACCTGGGCAAGCGCGATGCCGTCGTCGGCATCGCTCGTAACGCCGAGGCCGGGCGCGAGGCCGAGGAAGTCGACGGGGTCGACGAATCGTCTGACGGCACTCCGGCCGTCGGTACGGACGAGGGCACACCGTCCCCGGCCGAGTAGCGCGAGGAGTGAGTCATCGTGAGTGGAGCCCCGGGCGCCGGAGCGGCTGGATCGCGTGGAACCGGCAAGGATGGTGCCCGTGGCTCCGCCACTGATGACGACTCCCACGAGTCTCATGGATCCCAGGGGGGGACTGTGACAGACACCCGAGGTCGCGGCACGCAGACGTCCGAGACCGAGGCCCCCGCCAAGGGCGGGGCTGCCAAGAAGGGCGCGTCCGCGGGGGGCGGATCCAGCGCCCTGCCCGGTGAGCGCCCGCCCCAGCAGCAGGGCTCCCAGCCGTACCACCCGCCGCAGGCCTATCAGGCGGCGGCCGGCACGGTCCGCCGTCCCCGCACGGGGGCGCGCACCACCCCGCGCACGCGCAAGGCGAGGCTGCGCGTGGCCAAGGCCGACCCCTGGTCGGTGATGAAGGTCAGCTTCCTGCTGTCCATCGCGCTCGGCATCTGCACGATCGTCGCGGCCGCGACGCTGTGGATGGTCATGGACGCCATGGGCGTCTTCTCCACCGTCGGCGGCACGATCTCCGAGGCGACGGGGTCGAACGAGTCCAACGGCTTCGACCTCCAGGCGTTCCTCTCGCTGCCGCGCGTGCTGATCTTCACCTCGATCATCGCGGTCATCGACGTCGTCCTCGCCACGGCCCTCGCGACCCTCGGCGCGTTCATCTACAACCTCTCGGCGGGCTTCGTCGGCGGCGTGGAACTGACGCTGGCCGAGGACGAGTAGCCCTCTCCGCTCTGCGCGCTCCACCCGCCGCGCCTCCGTACGCTGCCGGGGCCCCTGCGCAAGGGCCCCGGCAGCGCGCTGCGCGGCTCCGGTGCGGCCTGCCGGGCGGCCCTCGGGGTTCCGCGCGGCCTTCAGGGCTCCGCGCGTGCCCCCGCGAGGGCGTGGTCACCGGTCCACCGGCTATCGATTTTGGGACTGGCCCCCACGTGCGCTAATCTTCAGAGGTCAGCGCGCGGGACATCCCGCAGAGCGCGGCGGGGCTATAGCTCAGTTGGTTAGAGCGCATCCCTGATAAGGATGAGGCCACAGGTTCAAATCCTGTTAGCCCCACCAGCAAGAAGACCCCCAGCCGATACCGGCTGGGGGTCTTCTGCGTGGGTGACGTCCACCGCTCGGGGGGTTCGCTCGGGGGTTACGGCTCCGCGGCGAGGCTCGCGCTCGTGAGGGCCCCTGAGCCGTCGTCCGCGGCCTCCGCGTCCGTCGTGGGGAGGTGGCGGCAGCTGGGCGTCGAGCCGTGGGCCTCGGCGCGGATGCGTTGCTTCATGGTGGGTGGCAGGGACCGTTCGTACGCCATCGCCCAGGCGGCGAGCACGTGCTCCTGTGCGCTCGTCGTGCTCTTGCACGTCGTCGTGGCTTCCTGTACCGGCGTGGCCGCGGCCGCCGAGGAGGCGAAGCCGAGCGCGGCGAACAGCGCGAGGACGGCGGAGACGAGTGTGGCCCACAGCTTCATGGCCTTCGTGGCGGGCATAACCCCTCACTTTCGGGTTGGGCGATTTGCGTACTTTCCTCATGATGTGGATGCGGGGCCGACAGTGGGGGACCGACGCTCGCGTCGCGCCGATGTTCAGATGAACACCACCCAGATGGGTGCAGGAGGCCCGAGAAAGCGGGAAGCGGGGCAAGCTCGGCGAACCCCGCTGGGGACGGAGCGTAGGCGGAGGGATTCGGTCCGCATCTACTGCGGTGTTCCGGAGGGGAGTTGAGGCCGATCCAGGTCACCGATCGGTATCGGTCGGTGTGTATAGTCGGGCGCCAGAAGTCCCCTACGTCAAGGAAAGACGAGGTCGCGCGGTGAAGAAGCTTCTCCTGGTCGCACTGGCCGCCATCGGCGGGCTCCTCGTGTACCGCCAGATCCAGGCGGATCGCGCCGAGCAGGATCTGTGGACGGAGGCGACTGACTCCGTGCCCACGGGTTCGTGAGTATCGACGGCAGTCTCGTCACAGGGCCCCGATCGCTAGAGCGGTCGGGGCCCTGTGCTGTGCGAGGGGGCTTTTGTCCCGCTCCTCCTGGGCTGGGCGGCTGACGCTCGGACCGCACGGGTGACGTCCCCCTGCCGGGGCGGGAGGGGCTGGCGCCGCCCCGGACGGCGGCCGCGACCCCCTTGATTCACTTACGCAATTTCATTGCTTGCTTGGGCAAATCAATGGAGGGTGAGGTGGAGAGCGGCGTGACGCGGCACCGGGCGGGCCGTCGGACAGTGGCGGGCGCGG harbors:
- the gyrB gene encoding DNA topoisomerase (ATP-hydrolyzing) subunit B → MLCQKGRFVADSGNPNENIPSTAAGDGAVPPEAIEASGEGTAYDASAITVLEGLDAVRKRPGMYIGSTGERGLHHLVQEVVDNSVDEALAGHADTIDVTILADGGVRVIDNGRGIPVGIHPVEKKPAVEVVLTVLHAGGKFGGGGYAVSGGLHGVGVSVVNALSTKLSVEIKTDGYRWTQDYKGGAPTAPLERHEATDETGTSVTFWADGDIFETTVYSFETLARRFQEMAFLNKGLTIKLTDERESAKATAGADSAEATDDTVEEVRSVTYHYEGGIVDFVTYLNSRKGEVVHPTVIDVEAEDKERMLSVEIAMQWNSQYSEGVYSFANTIHTHEGGTHEEGFRAALTGLVNRYARDKKLLREKDDNLTGEDIREGLTAIISVKLGEPQFEGQTKTKLGNTEAKTFVQKVVHEHLTDWFDRNPNEAADIIRKGIQAATARVAARKARDLTRRKGLLETASLPGKLSDCQSNDPTKCEIFIVEGDSAGGSAKSGRDPEYQAILPIRGKILNVEKARVDKILQNQEIQALISAFGTGVHEDFDIEKLRYHKIILMADADVDGQHINTLLLTFLFRFMRPLVEAGHVFLSRPPLYKIKWGKDDFEYAYSDRERDALIELGRQNGKRIRDDSVQRFKGLGEMNAEELRITTMDIEHRVLGQVTLDDAAQADDLFSVLMGEDVEARRSFIQRNAKDVRFLDI
- the gyrA gene encoding DNA gyrase subunit A, producing the protein MADENNPTPSEDGEGQTVRIEPVGLETEMQRSYLDYAMSVIVSRALPDVRDGLKPVHRRVLYAMYDGGYRPEKGFYKCARVVGDVMGNYHPHGDSSIYDALVRLAQPWSMRMPLVDSNGNFGSPGNDPAAAMRYTECKMAPLSMEMVRDIDEDTVDFTDNYDGRSQEPTVLPSRFPNLLINGSAGIAVGMATNIPPHNLREVAAGAQWALEHPEASHEELLDALIERIKGPDFPTGALVVGRKGIEEAYRTGRGSITMRAVVEVEEIHNRQCLVVTELPYQVNPDNLAQKIADLVKDGRVGGIADVRDETSSRTGQRLVIVLKRDAVAKVVLNNLYKHTDLQTNFGANMLALVDGVPRTLSLDAFIRHWVGHQIEVIVRRTKFRLRKAEERAHILRGLLKALDAIDEVIALIRRSDTVDVAREGLMGLLEIDEIQANAILEMQLRRLAALERQKIIQEHDELQQKINEYNAILASPEKQRAIVSEELAAIVDKFGEDRRSALVPFDGDMSIEDLIAEEDIVVTITRGGYIKRTKTEDYRSQKRGGKGVRGAKLKQDDIVDHFFVSTTHHWLLFFTNKGRVYRAKAYELPDAGRDARGQHVANLLAFQPDESIAEILAIRDYEAVPYLVLATKGGLVKKTPLKDYDSPRSGGVIAINLRETDDGSDDELIGAELVSAEDDLLLISKKAQSIRFTATDDALRPMGRATSGVKGMSFRDGDQLLSMNVVRPGTFVFTATDGGYAKRTPVDEYRVQGRGGLGIKAAKIVEDRGELVGALVVEETDEILAITLSGGVIRTRVNEVRETGRDTMGVQLINLGKRDAVVGIARNAEAGREAEEVDGVDESSDGTPAVGTDEGTPSPAE
- a CDS encoding DUF3566 domain-containing protein, yielding MSGAPGAGAAGSRGTGKDGARGSATDDDSHESHGSQGGTVTDTRGRGTQTSETEAPAKGGAAKKGASAGGGSSALPGERPPQQQGSQPYHPPQAYQAAAGTVRRPRTGARTTPRTRKARLRVAKADPWSVMKVSFLLSIALGICTIVAAATLWMVMDAMGVFSTVGGTISEATGSNESNGFDLQAFLSLPRVLIFTSIIAVIDVVLATALATLGAFIYNLSAGFVGGVELTLAEDE
- a CDS encoding DUF6344 domain-containing protein, which produces MPATKAMKLWATLVSAVLALFAALGFASSAAAATPVQEATTTCKSTTSAQEHVLAAWAMAYERSLPPTMKQRIRAEAHGSTPSCRHLPTTDAEAADDGSGALTSASLAAEP
- a CDS encoding DLW-39 family protein, producing the protein MKKLLLVALAAIGGLLVYRQIQADRAEQDLWTEATDSVPTGS